The genomic segment TTAAAGTTGACACTTTTATCATTTGATGTGGACTGAATTGATGTTGGACCTGCAATGGTGAGTCTCTATACAAGTTAGTTGAAGGTAAGGACTAAAGTTATTGTATATTCTACCCTTGATTTCTGCTTATTGTAGTTTGAGAATTAATTGAAGACCTTCCAGATGTGTATTGAAGTAGCTTGTAGGTAAAATCTGAGAGAGGTATGTTTCTTATTTTGACTTTAAGACTTTAGTGCACAAAGGTTTATGCCATGAATTAGACCCTGCTGCTAGGCTATGCTATGTTTTGTCATTGACATGTTACTTGTACAACAGTATCTTTGCAACCTTATTGAAATGTGAACATTATTTGTCGCCTACCCGAATCTAATAATGGTCTGAGATATCATTCATACCAAATTACAATAATCTCCCTTGAGGTAAAGCAAAATATCTGATAATGGTTTTCAAACAACCACCAGATAACTGTCTCACTGTTAGAGCAAATTACAGTATTCTTATTGGTATATCACTACTATAGGATTCATAATTGATCTTTTTGCTAATTgttgttatttatatatatcagaaaggaaaaataaacatCTTTGTAGTCTTATGCTTTTAATCAAAATTGTTTAAGTTCTTTATACTTTCAGATTAATAAATCTGGTTTTCTAACTTAGCAGAGTATAGGCTTTAGAAAAgttattagtttaaaaatagaataattaagtttatacatttttacataaaaaattacaaacaaactTTGACAATTGACTGAAAATAttgactaaaaatataataacttcaACATAATCAAACCAAATTACTTTTAGGATATCATATCACAGGGGAGCTTGTAAGAAATAAATGTACATTGGAATTTCTTTCAGTCTATAAAGAAGACTATTAGCACAAGTGATATTAGTTCAATTCCTGTACATTGGAATTTCTTTCAGTCTATAAAGAAGACAATCAGCACAAGTGATTGGTAATATACACTTGTCTTCATAAGTAGCCCGGGTGAAATGAATGAATTACTGTTAGCCTGGTATTTTATGGTTTCTGATAAGTTTCTCTGGTCAAAGCTGCCAAATTGGGAATGAGATTATTCTCTCTTTTGGCACAGTTTTGCACTGTTTCGCATCCATTTGTTACCacctcttcctttttttcttacttATTTATTGATTATCCCACTCTATCTTTTAATACATAAGAAAAATGTTCTTGTGCATACTTGTGTACTCATGTGAATATCATGAATATGGTTCCGTTTGCTCAAAGGAATCACACATGCATAGCATGTGAACTATAGTACTGTATGATTTCAAGAATTGATATTTTTTGAGGTGACTTAATTAGTATTTTGAACTTAACTATGGTGGTTTATAGTAATCTTTTCTATGTGCCCAAAGAAAGTGGAGTCTCAGATCTGTTGTGCAATTTGCGCAATGTTGAACATCATTGGCAACTTCAATTTTAGCTTGGTTAGAAAGTGGGACATCCATGGTGTTTATCTgtacaattttatctttatgaagaaaaaaagtgtaTGGTAATGTAAGAGAACAGTGAGAGAAATTGAAGTAGGAGATGAGTGAGTTACTTCCTAGAAGACAGAGAAGGATAATTTCAAAGCTGTCAATCAAGTTATGTTACGTTGCATCGTTGTTGGAGAAAGTGAGGTAAAGAAGACATCAGTCAAAATGGTCTGTGAAGGAGCATAACATTaatgttgtatatttttttttctcttctttagtTGTTTTGTGTGTTGGTTGCTTGGTAGTGTATCATAGATGAAGTAAACTCTGTGGTGGGTGTCCCCTGCACAAGGTCCCAGGAGAATAAAAAGGCAGAACAAAAGTGGGAATATAGAATATCAACCGCGACAAGCAAGCGTAAAACCACAGTATCTTTGGCatcttaatattattatctaCTTTAAAGTTGAATTTTTTGATCCAAGCCTCTCAGAATTTAGAATATCGAAGTCAAATAAAGGTACCCAAAGCACACTCCTCTCTGTGCTCTCAAATCTCAATGTCTGAAACTCTTAATTCCTGTCTTAAAGCAAACCCAACCACTCCGGACACTAACAATCCTTTCTTTCTCCTCAAGGATTTTCCACCTTCTGGGGATTGCTGCTTCCTCTTCCATCAACTTCAATCTATTAATTAACTCTGCTTTCATATAATTCATACTATTCTATATCATGCTACTGTTCCACACTGTAATAAATTAGTAACAGTATAATTTGTCTTTGGTCTTTGTATTGCTACTTTGCATGATCAAACTTTCTGACTTGAAATTTCACTGAAACCTGACATCATGGTCAACTGTCATACATTAGCAAACTAGAATGTCATGAGTTCAGCTTCAGCATGCGTACTGTCTAATGGGTCGGGTACGGGTCACCACGGAACCATGTTACCCCGATTCATCCTTTTTATTAGGTTAGGATGTGTAGCATCTGGCTTCCACTTCCACAGGCACACATGGTGTCAGTGTCAACACCTTACCAGTTTGCAGAACCAATAATTCAGTTCGGTTTCAAACCAAGCAGTGTTAAATCTAGTAGAAAATTTAGCATCTTTTCTTATGTTTTGTAAACTGTTTTTCTCTCACTCTATTACTTGAAATACTGAAGAAGTATTTCATAACAAACATGTCttgaagatgattttttttggGTGAAATGTATGtgtaaagagaataaaaaaggaAATGGAATTGAGATTGGCTTTTTGGTTCCTCCAATCTCATAAAAGCACTTATGACTCTGAAGTGATTACCCAACAACTCCACTGTACCAACCTGGCCCTTCTGTTTGGGGTCCCGAGCTCTTAATTTATCTGTCAAGTTCATAAACCAGTCTCTGCCTTCCTAGGGCACATGTCCCTCTATGAAAGGTAGCCTATTCCTTCTGATAAGGACCTTACTTCAGTTCTCATTGCCACTACCAACACCAATCACTATCCTTCTTCAGGATTAAATTAGCCCCCGCAAGTGTTGTTGCATGTCTTTTGTTATGTCAAATCTTACTCTAATATCAAAAATTAAACAACCCTTAACCAAAATCAGTGTGAACATGATCAACCACGTCTTAATCTGCTGTAGAAGTGCTCAAGTTTGGTCACGACTTACTTGCAcgataataatttttcatatcttTCAAAACTTAGGCAATAACAATAGTACTTTTTTCATGCACTGATACATCTAGATCTTGAACAACTTTATGCATGTTGCGTGAATTATTTGACTACAATTTTGGGGTTAGAAgtcaaatttttcttttctccattttCCGAAATTCGGCTATATCAGTTCTGTATGTGACCATCACATAGCTAATCAACCAACCGAGTTTTTAAGAGCAACCGTCCCACTaaaattttccctttttttttcttttgtgcaaGTGTCACTTTTTAACCAGATTTAGGTGGGATATTTGTATTCCCATCTTAATCATTGATTTTCTCTTTATTACGAAGAGGGATTCAAACATCTCTAGCTGAAATAATAATAGttgcataaataaaaataaaatatttttttttcataatatcaGATGACTTTCACTATACTGACTGAATTATTGGACTGTGACGTCTTGAGGATTTTGTAACATATCTCTAATAATTTTCAGGAGTTTGATAAGTTAGATTCAATGGGTTCATTATTTGCCAAATACATCTGTTGCTGTATAACAATGGAGGGGGAGGTGAAACATCAATTCAAAAtggaattaatttatttttagtcatTTTCCACACAGAAAGGATTAGCAGGAAGTGACTGTTTTAGACAGATTTTGAACAAcatcaaattatttttgtttggaaTGAAACATCTGTATGCTAAATTCTAGCGGATTATTTATAATAGTCGAGCTTTCCATACATGTGATGGGTTTCCTCATCGCTTTCCTCAATGTAGTTTCACATTTTCTGGACCATTTTGCTTGTTATTTTCTTGGTAACACTACCAGCAAAGTTTGGATTTTAAGTCAAGAAACCCCAACCTGAAAAAGaccatttaataatttttaatgcaTTACAAGagtcaaaaaaagaaaaagtactTAAACCAACCCCATAaggtaaaaaaaacacataaaaatatcatttgttGAAATTTAAACACGAGAAGTGTCTAATTCAATAAATGAGACATTAAATAGCAcatgaaataatttattgtaatgAGATATATGCTTCAAACACTCTTGTCAAACaggtatatatatttatgtcaatTGGGTCAGTGGATCCAAAAACTTGCATCTGAATAATGGAGTGATGGGTTAGTTGACAGCCAGGTATTTATCAAGCTATTCTTATTGGCATGTTCACTCAATGATGCAACAAATTCTCTTTACTTTTGAATCTTAAACATTTAAATATGGTAAACTCCTTACCTCAAACACTGTTTGTTTggtttttcaaataaattggAGACTGTAAATATCAAACCAAAAACTGATAGCTCTgttttattatgtattaaaCTGCAAAAAAGatgttatattttatgttcAATCATGTGTAGAGTAAAATCTATAACTTAAAGAGCAGTTGTGTGTGTCCTTTTCAGTGACAGGGTCCCTAATTAAAGGGTCAAATAATGATCAATAAGAAAAATGTGAAGTGGAAAGCTTGTGAGAAACGAATCTTCTATTCCTTTCATAATACAAGATGTTCGATTCAACAACAGGAAGGAGTTGTCCATGAACAGAAAACAAGTACAAtccatataatataatttgcaGCACTACAAAAACAAAGATTGATTAGCACATagactaaattttttttttattgatttagtATACACACTAGTTGAATACCAAGTAGTAGGAAACTATAAAAAAGGAAAGGAgacagaaaagaaaagaaaggataaaTGGAAAGTGGTGGAAATTATACAAAACTAAACCAACCCCACATCCTACAAAAACAAGCATTTTGATAAACTTTGGATTTTTTTAGGAAGGTGGGGTGGTTCTTTTGTAGATTACAGAAATCTTTTgaggctttttttttttaaatttgaaagggtaaaaataaagaaaaggtgACATGGGGACAGCAAATTTGCACCAGGTTGGACTTTTAATGAAGACAAACAATGATTTTGGTTGGAAAAGCAGGGTCCTAACTCGCAGAAGATCATTGTTCTACTTTAAAAAATTGTGCATTATTTTAGAGTGTAGTGATTGGCTGTATTATATGTCAGTACCATCGGGATGGGTTTTAGAGGTCCCTGTGTTCCTTGCTTTTACACACAAACCCAGAATCACCATCTTACCTTCCTTTCTGAAACTCCAAAACCATCTTCTTATTCCACACTTTCACAACGGAAACATTAATCCATAGACAATATATACGTTACAACACCTAATTCTTTTATAATCATCAAAGAAAGAAACAGTAACAAAGCATGAAATGGTCATGAGCTCTTCAAGAAACACATTCCAATTACAAATTATAGTTTCACTAGAGTGTAGTGCAGTGGATTGTAACGTAATGTGCTGCACAAATTATCCCTTCCAAGAATTGAACTTCTCAAGTAGTTTCATTGACTATTCTTCTTGATAGGGAGAGTTCTACTCTGCTTTCACGCAAGGTCACATGCTACATAAGCTATTGTACCTTTTTTGTGTCATTTATTTTTCTGCTTCTTTTTGACTGGTTGAATACCAGTTTCTCTTGAACAATTCATGTAATGTCATGAACAACTTGACCTTATTTTTTGAGACAAATTacttacataaaatatatacatttttgcAGGCCCAATTTAACAGGGCCGGCCCAGAAGCTAATGGGCTGAATAGGGTAAAAGAAGGGGGTCAAAGTAAGTCAGTGTGTCATTTTATGAAAAGGAAAACAGATTAAAAAGATAGTTTGGTCCTAATTTTTTAGGTGAGGCATGGCAGTATTAAGCTGTCAGTGTGAGACCACTTTGAAAGGTTCACgagtttcttatttatatatatatataggtatatatatatatatatatataggtatatatatatatatatatatataaatgtatatatatatatatatatatatatattataaagcaTAAAACATAAAGCCAACTCACAGTCATAGGAAGCTATCTACCCTGGTTCGAAAATcaccttctctcttctttctttctctctaaaaTGTGACTTTGCTGTTCTTGTACGTGTGTTTGAGCCTAAACAGTACGGATACTTGAGGAAAGGAACAAATATAGAAGTGTCCAATGCGTACCAACAATAACCTTTCCTCTCTCTAAAAAAACAATTCTCAAAACACTACTCTCACTGTCTGTTCTCTACTTCTCCACTCACATATCTGTGCTGTGTGTGTGAACCACCACCTATCCAACCAGGATGAGTAAACAAGACATGCTCAAAGTTCAGGTGCACACTTGTTACTGCTTTCACTCTTTTGTTCATAGCTTAATTAAACTAGTTCAAAAGACAAACCTGTTTGTTATTCTGCTTAAGATGTACTGTTCCCTAAACTTGTGATAACTGATCTATGTTGTGTTTTTATTCCCCCGTGTAGAATTGCCTTCTCAAGGTGAATATCCACTGCGATGGCTGTGAACAGAAAGTAAAGAAAATCCTGCAGAAAATTGATGGTACATCTCTAGCACCCACCATTTTgccttttcatttttcaaattctcATGCGATGCTAATTAGCTTCATTACTCAACTTTATCCTGCCGCCTAATTTATCCACTTTATTTTGATGTTATACATCAAGCTTCCAACtttactctctttttcttgGTATGTAGCTTCCaagtttacttttttatttttttttcttggtacATAGATTGGAACTTTTCTTTATTGGGTAGGATGGTTTCTGTATTTGCAAGCAAAGATAATTAGATTTGAGATTCGACAGTTTAGTTTTGGAGAGTATTATTTAAGTTTGTCGTTAAGCATAGTGAGTTATTGGTGTGCAGGAGTGTATTCCGTGAACATAGATGCGGAGCGGGGGAAGGTAATGGTGTCAGGGCACATAGATCCAGCGAAGCTGATAAAAAAGCTGAAGAGGTCAGGGAAGCATGCCGAAGTTTGGGGTGGGCAGAGAGGCATGATGTACAACCAAAACTACCCCACCTACCCTCAGTTCAAGAACTTGCACATAGATAACACCAAAGGAGGAAAGGACAACAAGTCTCACAATCACAAGGGTGGTGCTCCTCAGAAAGGTGGAGGTGGAGGAGGCGGAGGCGGTGGAGGTGGTGGTCAACTAGCACACTTCCAAAATATGAAGGAAGGGTCAAAAGTACCCCCCAAGAATCAGAAATCTGTCAACTTCAACTTATCAGAGGATGAACTTGATGAAAGTGATGAAGATtttgatgaatttgatgatGACTACGATGAGTTTGAAGACGATTATGATGATTTTGACGAAGAGGATGAGGAGGAAGTGTATGGACACGGCCATGGTAATGGCCATGGCCGGGGGCAGGGACAGGGGCATCCTATGCAACACAACAAGATGATGAGCCAGATGGGCCAGATGGGGAACGGGCGTGGGCCTCATGGGCCTGGCGGAATGATGAATGGGCCTGGGATGAACAGCCATAAAGGGAATGGGGGTGGGAATTTTGGGAGTGTGAAGAAGGGTGAGGTCATCGATCTACCCATACAGATGAAAGGCAAAGGTGGAAACTTCAACGAGGGTAAAAATGGAAATGGAGGAAAAAAAGGCAATGGAGATGGTGGTCAAAAGAACAAAGGTGGAAAGCAAAAGGGTGGGGGCGGTGGGGGAGATAACAATCATAACCATGGTAACAAGAAAAAGAGCTCCAAAGCCAAAAATGGTGGTGGCTTCCTTGTTCGGTTTCTTGGCCTTGGGAAAAAGAACAAGAAGGGAGGAGGTTCGGCCGACACAACAGCAACCAAGAATAAAGACAACAGAGGTGGAAACAACAACAGCAGCAGCAAAGGAAAGAAAAACGGAGGAGGTAAAATGGACAAAATTGACTTTGACTTTCAAGATTTCGATATCTCTCCCCAAGGTAAAAATGGCAAGGGCAGCAATAATGGTAAAAACAGTAATGGCAAGGGTCACGGTGCCAATAATGGTAATGTGGGTCACATGGGTCCAATGAGTCACCAGATGGGCCCCATGGGTCAGCGAGGCCCAATGAATCAGATGGGTCAAATGGACCATATGAGGAACATGAACATGAACATCCCGGCGGTGCAAGGATTACCGGCAGCG from the Vigna angularis cultivar LongXiaoDou No.4 chromosome 3, ASM1680809v1, whole genome shotgun sequence genome contains:
- the LOC108346102 gene encoding heavy metal-associated isoprenylated plant protein 34 translates to MSKQDMLKVQNCLLKVNIHCDGCEQKVKKILQKIDGVYSVNIDAERGKVMVSGHIDPAKLIKKLKRSGKHAEVWGGQRGMMYNQNYPTYPQFKNLHIDNTKGGKDNKSHNHKGGAPQKGGGGGGGGGGGGGQLAHFQNMKEGSKVPPKNQKSVNFNLSEDELDESDEDFDEFDDDYDEFEDDYDDFDEEDEEEVYGHGHGNGHGRGQGQGHPMQHNKMMSQMGQMGNGRGPHGPGGMMNGPGMNSHKGNGGGNFGSVKKGEVIDLPIQMKGKGGNFNEGKNGNGGKKGNGDGGQKNKGGKQKGGGGGGDNNHNHGNKKKSSKAKNGGGFLVRFLGLGKKNKKGGGSADTTATKNKDNRGGNNNSSSKGKKNGGGKMDKIDFDFQDFDISPQGKNGKGSNNGKNSNGKGHGANNGNVGHMGPMSHQMGPMGQRGPMNQMGQMDHMRNMNMNIPAVQGLPAAAAAAAMNGGYYQGMQGMPMHMQQQNPYSIQQQQQQQQLMAMMMNQQQQQQQANMGMYPPHMMYGRAPSMNYFPPPPMPSHPMADPMTHVFSDENTESCSIM